The Niastella koreensis GR20-10 genome includes a window with the following:
- a CDS encoding TonB-dependent receptor, producing MKRDAHHFFTLLVFLLCSPALFSQVTTATLSGIVKDPKGSPLPSATVVIEFPDAGFKQVLATKGDGRFTVPNLRVGGPYTVTVSFINYQSSVTDNVYLELGQNNSVEIQLHEKAAELEKVTVTGRGTIFDNKKTGASTNINSRLLKALPTISRSADDYIRLTPSASFTYNGLSFAGRNGQYNNFSLDGAVFNNPFGLDAPTPGGQTGAQPISLDAIDQIQVNIAPYDVTQAGFTGAGVNTVTKSGSNNFTGTVYGFYRNQSLTGSKVEKNKLVLPDLKQLQAGFALGGPVIKNKLFYFVSFETEQRKDQASSYVAQTGSNVGKTNTSRVLESDLKQVSSILKNKFNYETGPYQDFTLDQTNYKWLVKLDWNITDKHRLSFTYNGLDAQKDKPAHPSAIGRRGPDYTTLQFRNSGYEIINRLQSFGAELKSTFGSDYANKLRVVYTTFRDKRNPFSSPFPVINITKNNVNYIIAGEEPFSINNRLNQDAFQVTDNFNMFFKNHTVTAGLSFESFKFANSFNLTGYGPAIFSSADIKTFVDSVPVSGNYVFGAYPLDVDVNYARNRAAAAQWTWYYLTVGQASAYVQDEWQLADHFRMTLGLRMDVPFYFNASYRNPITNADGTFTGKYDEGSPTLSNKDDMQLFNKDGKRLKNGPGKDVDNTKLPDKKPLFSPRLGFNWDVKGDKTVQVRGGTGLFTGRFPFVWIGNHIGNPYSSFYCVTDRDFKWPQVWRSNIGVDYKIPFGTIFTVDFAYTKDVNGMMVRNYKLGTPTGTLNSGTGDKRNVYLPADKGDTNAYVFTNTSVGYQFNGTFQVQQFFKNGFYAMVGYNYLIAKDASSISAEISSDAFDRNPILNNANAAVLSRSLYGNTHRIVAAFSRRFTYAEKYATTVSLFGSWNSGNRFAYVYGGDINNDGTTTNDLLYVPTDAEIDVMKFDPLTDVNGVVQNAAAQRQAFKNFINNDKYLSKHRGSYTEKYAGENPWVSQVDLRILQDFIIPVKKKSSTLQVSLDFVNIGNLLNSNWGVVKYATTSGYFQPISVSYSNNAPVYQFDPSLKSTFTASPDLPSRWQMQVGLRYTF from the coding sequence ATGAAAAGAGATGCTCACCACTTTTTTACGCTGCTTGTATTTTTATTGTGTTCCCCCGCTTTATTTTCCCAGGTTACCACCGCTACATTGAGTGGTATTGTAAAAGACCCAAAGGGATCACCATTACCATCGGCAACGGTGGTAATTGAATTTCCTGATGCAGGTTTCAAACAAGTGCTGGCAACAAAGGGCGATGGCCGTTTTACTGTACCAAACCTCCGGGTTGGCGGTCCCTATACCGTTACCGTTAGTTTTATAAATTATCAGTCATCAGTTACCGATAATGTTTACTTGGAACTGGGGCAGAATAATTCAGTAGAAATTCAATTGCATGAAAAAGCCGCCGAACTGGAAAAGGTAACAGTTACCGGCAGAGGAACTATTTTCGACAATAAAAAAACCGGCGCTTCCACCAATATCAATAGCCGGTTATTAAAAGCGTTGCCTACCATTAGCCGTTCGGCCGACGATTACATCCGGTTAACACCTTCGGCCTCGTTCACCTATAATGGACTGTCATTTGCGGGCCGGAACGGACAGTACAATAACTTTTCGCTCGATGGCGCTGTGTTCAACAACCCGTTTGGACTGGATGCCCCCACACCGGGCGGACAAACCGGCGCGCAACCCATTTCGCTCGACGCCATAGATCAGATACAGGTAAACATTGCACCTTACGATGTAACCCAGGCCGGCTTTACCGGGGCGGGAGTGAACACGGTAACCAAATCGGGCAGCAATAATTTTACCGGAACTGTTTATGGTTTTTACCGGAATCAATCGCTCACCGGTTCAAAAGTGGAGAAAAATAAACTGGTATTACCCGACCTGAAACAACTACAGGCTGGTTTTGCGCTGGGTGGCCCCGTTATAAAAAATAAACTGTTTTATTTTGTAAGTTTTGAAACCGAACAACGGAAAGATCAGGCTTCTTCCTATGTGGCACAAACCGGTTCCAATGTTGGTAAAACCAATACCAGCCGCGTGTTGGAATCGGACCTGAAGCAGGTGAGTAGCATTTTAAAAAACAAATTCAATTACGAGACAGGTCCCTACCAGGATTTTACCCTTGACCAGACAAACTACAAATGGCTGGTTAAACTTGATTGGAATATTACCGATAAGCACAGGTTGTCATTCACCTATAACGGCTTAGATGCGCAAAAAGATAAACCCGCACACCCCAGTGCCATTGGCCGCCGCGGCCCCGACTATACAACCCTTCAGTTCAGGAACTCCGGATATGAAATTATAAACAGGCTGCAATCGTTTGGCGCCGAGTTGAAATCGACATTTGGCAGCGACTACGCGAATAAATTAAGAGTAGTGTATACAACCTTCCGGGATAAACGCAATCCATTCTCCAGTCCATTCCCGGTTATCAACATTACCAAGAACAACGTAAATTATATCATTGCCGGGGAGGAACCGTTTTCCATCAACAACCGCCTGAACCAGGATGCCTTTCAGGTTACCGACAATTTCAACATGTTCTTTAAAAATCACACGGTTACTGCAGGCCTTTCTTTTGAATCGTTCAAGTTTGCCAACTCATTTAATTTAACAGGGTATGGCCCCGCCATATTTTCAAGTGCGGATATAAAAACGTTTGTCGACAGTGTACCGGTAAGCGGCAATTACGTTTTTGGCGCTTACCCATTGGACGTGGATGTAAACTATGCGCGAAACAGGGCTGCTGCTGCCCAGTGGACCTGGTACTATTTAACCGTTGGCCAGGCATCGGCATATGTACAGGACGAATGGCAGCTGGCCGATCATTTCAGGATGACGCTTGGTTTGCGCATGGATGTTCCATTTTATTTCAATGCCAGCTATCGCAATCCTATTACGAATGCAGACGGCACCTTCACCGGCAAGTATGATGAGGGGTCACCCACCTTATCCAATAAGGACGATATGCAGTTATTCAATAAAGATGGTAAACGGCTCAAAAATGGCCCGGGTAAAGACGTTGATAATACCAAATTGCCCGATAAGAAACCATTGTTTTCCCCCCGGTTAGGATTTAACTGGGATGTAAAGGGTGATAAAACCGTGCAGGTGCGTGGCGGTACTGGCTTATTTACCGGCAGGTTCCCATTTGTGTGGATCGGCAATCATATCGGCAACCCATACAGCAGTTTTTACTGTGTTACCGATCGTGATTTTAAATGGCCGCAGGTTTGGCGTTCTAATATTGGAGTAGATTATAAGATCCCGTTCGGGACAATATTCACGGTTGATTTTGCCTATACCAAAGATGTAAATGGCATGATGGTACGTAACTATAAACTGGGAACACCTACAGGTACTCTGAATTCAGGAACTGGCGACAAGCGGAACGTATACCTGCCAGCCGATAAGGGCGACACCAACGCCTATGTATTTACCAATACCAGTGTAGGCTATCAGTTCAATGGTACCTTCCAGGTTCAACAATTCTTTAAAAATGGATTTTATGCCATGGTGGGTTATAACTACCTGATCGCAAAAGATGCCAGTTCTATTTCTGCTGAGATCTCGAGCGATGCCTTTGATCGTAACCCAATATTGAATAATGCCAATGCAGCAGTGCTGTCGCGTTCCTTGTATGGGAATACCCATCGCATTGTGGCTGCTTTCTCCAGGCGGTTTACGTATGCTGAGAAGTATGCTACTACCGTATCCCTGTTTGGTTCCTGGAACTCAGGCAACCGTTTTGCGTATGTATATGGAGGCGATATCAATAACGATGGAACCACCACCAACGACCTGTTGTATGTGCCTACCGATGCAGAGATCGATGTGATGAAATTTGATCCATTGACAGATGTGAATGGGGTGGTACAAAATGCAGCTGCACAGCGCCAGGCGTTTAAGAATTTTATTAATAATGATAAATACCTGAGTAAACACCGCGGCAGCTATACCGAAAAATATGCCGGCGAGAACCCCTGGGTAAGCCAGGTTGATTTACGCATTCTGCAGGATTTTATCATACCTGTAAAGAAAAAATCATCCACGCTGCAAGTGAGCCTCGACTTTGTGAACATTGGTAATTTGCTGAACAGTAATTGGGGCGTAGTGAAGTATGCCACTACCTCCGGCTATTTCCAGCCAATATCGGTTAGCTATAGCAACAATGCACCCGTTTATCAATTTGATCCATCATTGAAATCTACTTTCACCGCCAGTCCCGATCTTCCTTCGCGCTGGCAAATGCAGGTAGGGCTGCGTTATACGTTTTGA